Proteins encoded within one genomic window of Salipaludibacillus agaradhaerens:
- a CDS encoding sugar-binding transcriptional regulator, translating into MSFLEDRRLLVKIAYMYYEEGATQSEIAKTFGFSRSLISKYLTKAKELGVVEIIIHEDEDHPFMGLEAKIERKYDLKEVICVPSGNDSAKSRLGAAAAKYLLRVIKDGKTIGFSSGTTLNEVAKAMPQTTNYSQLLTVPLVGGMGDEQVDIHANSIVARIAEKLNARYKLLHAPVLVDSKEAKDVIINLGVIKNTLDIGRAVDIAVVGIGGTPEHSTMVKSYLDHGNDKGINYNEIVGDICYNFIDSHGKAPSNSWNDRVVALEVNKLKDIPHVIGIASGSNKVKAIQSALNGELLNVLITDEETALALLKS; encoded by the coding sequence ATGTCTTTTTTAGAAGACAGAAGATTACTCGTTAAAATAGCATATATGTATTATGAGGAGGGGGCTACGCAATCAGAAATTGCCAAGACATTTGGTTTTAGCCGTTCATTAATCTCTAAATATTTAACTAAAGCTAAAGAACTAGGGGTAGTAGAAATCATTATTCATGAAGATGAAGATCATCCTTTTATGGGATTAGAAGCAAAAATAGAGCGGAAATATGATTTAAAAGAGGTTATTTGTGTTCCTTCAGGAAATGATTCAGCGAAGTCACGTCTCGGAGCTGCTGCTGCTAAATATTTATTGAGAGTTATAAAAGATGGGAAAACAATCGGATTCTCATCCGGTACCACTTTAAATGAAGTGGCAAAAGCGATGCCGCAAACAACTAATTACTCTCAGTTGCTAACTGTTCCACTAGTAGGCGGTATGGGGGATGAACAGGTGGATATTCATGCTAATAGTATTGTAGCAAGAATAGCGGAAAAGCTTAACGCTAGATATAAGCTATTGCACGCACCTGTTTTAGTCGATTCTAAAGAAGCTAAAGATGTCATTATTAATCTAGGTGTGATAAAAAATACGCTTGATATTGGACGAGCAGTAGACATTGCAGTAGTGGGGATTGGTGGAACACCCGAACACTCGACTATGGTTAAATCTTATTTAGACCATGGGAATGATAAAGGAATAAATTATAACGAAATTGTGGGAGATATTTGTTATAATTTTATCGATTCTCACGGAAAAGCACCTTCAAACAGTTGGAACGATAGAGTTGTGGCTTTAGAAGTGAATAAATTAAAAGACATTCCACACGTTATAGGGATAGCAAGCGGTTCAAATAAAGTGAAAGCTATTCAATCTGCTTTAAATGGGGAACTTCTTAACGTTCTAATAACAGATGAAGAAACTGCTCTAGCGTTACTAAAAAGTTGA
- the srlE gene encoding PTS glucitol/sorbitol transporter subunit IIB: protein MNYKSVFVNKGSGGWGDGLTLTPEGKKVKVVSITGGGIHPVAKKIAELTNGEAVDGFRNSVPEDEMMCVVIDCGGTARIGLYPMKRIPTVDVLSSSPSGPLAKHITKDIFVSGVTEKQVHLADDIGEEPREGSSEKENNEGVLDKQQFEKEYNEAKKEFSDNKDGFLIKFSKGIGSITGTFYQAGRDSIEMLIKNIIPFMAFVSMLIGIINYTGVGDLIANSLAPLASSIWGLIVIVLICTLPFLSPVLGPGAVIAQVIGVLIGSQIALGNIPPQFALPALFAINGQVGADFIPVGLSLGEAKPETIQYGVPAVLYSRLITGVLAVVIAYVASFGMY from the coding sequence ATGAATTATAAATCGGTATTTGTCAACAAAGGATCAGGTGGTTGGGGTGATGGTTTAACATTAACACCTGAAGGTAAAAAGGTAAAAGTAGTTTCAATTACTGGAGGTGGTATTCATCCAGTTGCGAAAAAAATTGCAGAATTAACAAATGGTGAAGCAGTTGATGGTTTTAGAAATTCTGTGCCTGAAGATGAAATGATGTGTGTTGTCATTGACTGTGGAGGTACGGCGAGAATAGGGTTATACCCTATGAAGCGTATTCCTACTGTTGATGTCTTGTCATCATCACCGTCTGGGCCACTTGCTAAACATATTACTAAAGATATATTTGTTTCAGGGGTAACAGAAAAGCAAGTTCATCTAGCAGATGACATTGGTGAAGAGCCAAGAGAAGGATCTTCTGAAAAAGAGAATAATGAGGGTGTGCTAGATAAACAACAATTTGAAAAAGAATATAATGAAGCTAAAAAAGAATTTAGCGACAATAAGGATGGTTTTTTAATCAAATTTTCAAAAGGAATAGGAAGTATTACAGGAACGTTTTATCAAGCAGGTAGAGATTCCATTGAGATGTTAATAAAAAATATTATACCATTTATGGCGTTTGTTAGTATGTTAATTGGTATAATAAATTATACAGGTGTTGGTGACTTAATTGCGAATTCATTAGCGCCTTTAGCAAGCTCTATTTGGGGATTAATTGTGATAGTATTGATTTGTACATTGCCGTTCTTGTCACCGGTTTTAGGTCCGGGGGCTGTAATAGCTCAAGTAATCGGAGTGCTGATTGGAAGTCAAATAGCCCTTGGTAATATCCCTCCTCAGTTTGCTTTGCCAGCGTTATTTGCCATAAATGGACAAGTTGGGGCAGATTTTATACCCGTCGGTCTTTCGTTGGGAGAAGCAAAACCGGAAACCATTCAATACGGTGTGCCAGCTGTATTATATAGCCGGTTAATTACTGGAGTTCTAGCTGTTGTTATTGCTTATGTTGCTAGCTTCGGAATGTATTAA
- a CDS encoding PTS glucitol/sorbitol transporter subunit IIA — protein sequence MYKSNVIEMGSLVESFKEEMLVILFGPEAPKELREVSVIHDCVQISENPVQEGGLLIIDNQEYSITAVGSSANQNLKELGHISIYFNEIEGDILPGAVFVSPSSMPIIKEGSTIIFK from the coding sequence ATGTATAAATCCAATGTAATAGAAATGGGTTCGCTAGTTGAAAGTTTTAAAGAAGAAATGTTAGTCATTCTATTCGGGCCAGAAGCTCCAAAAGAGTTAAGAGAAGTCTCTGTGATTCATGATTGTGTACAAATATCAGAAAATCCAGTTCAAGAGGGGGGGTTATTAATTATTGATAATCAAGAATATAGTATCACGGCAGTTGGATCTTCTGCTAACCAAAACCTTAAGGAGCTGGGCCATATTTCAATTTATTTTAATGAGATAGAAGGTGATATTTTACCCGGTGCTGTTTTTGTAAGTCCTTCATCAATGCCTATAATAAAAGAAGGTAGTACAATAATTTTCAAATAA